In one window of Oscillatoria sp. FACHB-1407 DNA:
- a CDS encoding SPFH domain-containing protein translates to MKAKSAIPYLIATVMGLGLSSCGVIPGTSAVTVEPGYTGLKIQLYGGNKGIENAEVVTGRVWYNGYTEQVVIFPTFINTYPFTQTSTEGSPVDESVVFSVGGSPVSADVGVSFGFTTEALPNSNTTKLHEFYRVYRKSPDQFRANELRNGLRNCFGEAAEDLELTPSMLPTNQQRLVAEVTECVQGKFPTIVVQDVSLLSPLRLPPEIQASIDEQFAAQQAAQTAEANRRKVEAEAAANVARARGEAQVTIEQARAEAEANRLRAVSITPQLIELERLRVERARIERWDGQQAPTIQTPNVQLGGSVNQTPAPAQ, encoded by the coding sequence ATGAAAGCTAAATCAGCCATTCCTTATCTCATCGCTACAGTAATGGGGTTGGGTCTAAGTTCCTGCGGTGTCATTCCCGGAACCAGTGCTGTGACGGTTGAACCTGGTTACACAGGACTCAAGATTCAACTGTATGGAGGCAACAAAGGCATCGAAAATGCTGAAGTTGTAACGGGACGAGTCTGGTACAACGGCTACACCGAACAGGTCGTCATCTTTCCTACATTCATCAATACCTATCCTTTTACTCAAACCAGCACAGAGGGTTCACCTGTGGATGAGTCTGTTGTGTTTTCGGTTGGAGGCAGCCCAGTTTCCGCAGATGTTGGGGTTTCTTTTGGGTTCACCACGGAGGCATTACCCAACAGTAATACGACGAAGTTGCATGAGTTTTATCGCGTCTATCGCAAAAGTCCTGATCAGTTTCGGGCAAACGAACTCCGTAATGGACTGCGAAATTGTTTTGGGGAAGCTGCCGAAGATCTGGAGCTAACCCCCTCTATGTTGCCGACCAATCAACAACGACTTGTCGCTGAAGTGACCGAATGTGTTCAGGGTAAATTTCCTACCATTGTGGTTCAGGATGTCTCGCTGTTGAGTCCGTTGCGTTTGCCACCGGAGATTCAAGCCAGCATTGATGAACAGTTTGCAGCCCAACAAGCCGCTCAAACGGCTGAAGCAAATCGTCGCAAGGTTGAAGCTGAAGCCGCTGCCAACGTCGCACGGGCAAGGGGTGAAGCGCAGGTGACGATCGAACAGGCACGGGCTGAAGCAGAGGCAAACCGCTTGCGGGCAGTCTCTATCACACCACAACTGATTGAACTGGAGCGACTGCGGGTTGAGCGTGCTCGGATTGAAAGATGGGATGGGCAGCAAGCACCAACCATTCAAACCCCGAACGTGCAATTAGGAGGGAGTGTTAATCAGACTCCAGCACCCGCTCAATAA
- a CDS encoding Uma2 family endonuclease, which translates to MVSETALNLQPDTQPNWENPIPPSDLIFDDGEPLESNRHRIAMNVLIRSAQQTLVPRPDSFVGGNMFVYYSRQQAMNRDFRGPDFFAVLGVEPDRERQGWVVWEESGRYPDVIIELLSPSTAAVDRGAKKNLYEQTFRTPDYFVFDPFEPDSFAGWRLDLTHGYQPLTPNEQGWLWCETLGLWLGTWEGVIDREPMTGSCSWLRFYTPEGDLVLLPEEAAQQQAEQEKQRAEQEKQRADRLAEKLRELGIDPSAV; encoded by the coding sequence ATCTACAACCAGACACTCAACCGAATTGGGAAAATCCAATCCCTCCGAGTGACTTAATCTTTGACGATGGAGAACCCTTGGAAAGTAATCGTCATCGCATTGCCATGAATGTACTGATTCGGTCAGCACAACAAACGCTAGTGCCTCGACCAGATAGCTTTGTGGGCGGCAATATGTTTGTCTATTACAGTCGCCAGCAAGCCATGAACCGTGACTTTAGAGGTCCTGATTTTTTTGCCGTATTGGGGGTTGAACCCGATCGGGAACGGCAGGGATGGGTGGTTTGGGAGGAATCGGGTCGCTACCCTGATGTGATTATTGAACTGCTTTCTCCTAGCACTGCCGCGGTCGATCGCGGAGCGAAGAAAAACCTCTATGAGCAAACATTTCGGACACCCGATTATTTTGTTTTCGATCCGTTTGAGCCTGACTCCTTTGCAGGTTGGCGACTTGATTTGACTCACGGCTATCAACCGCTGACTCCAAACGAACAGGGGTGGCTCTGGTGCGAAACCTTAGGGCTTTGGTTAGGCACCTGGGAAGGGGTGATCGATCGTGAACCGATGACGGGAAGCTGCTCATGGCTCAGGTTCTACACCCCTGAAGGGGATTTAGTTTTGTTGCCTGAGGAAGCGGCACAGCAACAAGCTGAGCAGGAAAAACAACGTGCTGAGCAGGAAAAACAACGTGCCGATCGCTTGGCTGAAAAGTTGAGAGAACTGGGGATTGATCCCTCTGCTGTGTAA